A single Camelus ferus isolate YT-003-E chromosome 3, BCGSAC_Cfer_1.0, whole genome shotgun sequence DNA region contains:
- the LOC102507097 gene encoding olfactory receptor 2T6: MDEENETFFSDFTLTGLFTNNKASGFLFNIICAIFFMAMIANGVMIFLIHVDPHLHTPMYFLLSHLSLIDMMYISTIVPKMLVDYLMDKRTISFVACTAQYFLYMGLVGAEFFLLGLMAYDRYVAICNPLRYSALMSPRVCWIILASSWFGGTLDSFLLTPITMSLPFCASRKINHFFCEAPTMLRLACGDKAAYEMVMYLCCVVMLLIPFSVVLASYTRVLITVHQMKSAEGKKKAFATCSSHMMVVMLFYGAALYTYMLPQSYHTPIKDKVFSAFYTILTPLLNPLIYSLRNRDVTGAFRRVLARCRGPCGGTVGEF; the protein is encoded by the coding sequence atggatgaagaaaatgagacattTTTCAGTGACTTCACCCTCACAGGGCTCTTCACTAACAATAAAGCCTCTGGTTTCCTTTTCAACATCATTTGTGCCATCTTCTTCATGGCCATGATAGCTAACGGGGTCATGATCTTCCTGATCCACGTGGACCCtcacctccacacccccatgtacttcctGCTCAGCCACCTCTCTCTCATTGACATGATGTATATCTCCACCATTGTTCCCAAGATGCTGGTCGATTATCTCATGGACAAGAGGACCATTTCCTTCGTTGCCTGTACAGCCCAGTACTTCCTCTATATGGGCCTTGTAGGGGCTGAATTTTTCCTGCTGGGACTCATGGCCTATGACCGATACGTGGCCATCTGCAATCCCCTCCGCTATTCTGCTCTCATGAGCCCTCGGGTCTGTTGGATAATCTTGGCCAGCTCTTGGTTTGGTGGTACTCTGGACAGCTTCCTCCTCACGCCTATCACCATGAGTCTCCCGTTCTGTGCTTCGCGCAAGATCAATCACTTCTTCTGTGAGGCACCCACCATGCTGAGGCTGGCTTGTGGTGACAAAGCTGCCTATGAAATGGTGATGTACCTTTGCTGTGTTGTGATGCTGCTTATCCCCTTCTCTGTGGTGCTCGCGTCCTACACCAGGGTTCTCATCACGGTGCACCAGATGAAGTcagcagaagggaagaagaagGCCTTTGCCACCTGCTCCTCACatatgatggtggtgatgttgtTCTATGGGGCTGCCCTGTACACATACATGCTTCCCCAATCATACCACACCCCAATCAAAGACAAGGTCTTCTCTGCCTTCTACACTATCCTCACTCCCTTGCTAAACCCTCTCATCtacagcctgagaaacagagATGTGACTGGGGCCTTTAGGAGGGTTTTGGCAAGATGTCGAGGGCCCTGTGGTGGGACAGTAGGAGAATTTTGA